From the Lathyrus oleraceus cultivar Zhongwan6 chromosome 4, CAAS_Psat_ZW6_1.0, whole genome shotgun sequence genome, one window contains:
- the LOC127136256 gene encoding uncharacterized protein LOC127136256, whose protein sequence is MGEDEIVEKDLMERKQTKKQLLNDPYPELPDYIKLSYPIIKKKPLKEDEALLKGAKQKLVKKHVNMTEKDEMTVPQALPPKMKDPGKFTIACTIGGILIPHALCDLGSSINVMPLNKFKELKLGEIIPSNTTLTLADSLVTHPLGIIQYVLVPVDGLVFTAYFLVIDMKGDLRGLIILVLPFLVTGKVVLDVETCELVLKFNKEKMVFNLYEWTPYVEDLDT, encoded by the exons ATGGGTGAAGATGAAATAGTGGAAAAGGATTTGATGGAAAGGAAGCA GACTAAGAAGCAGCTCCTAAATGATCCCTATCCAGAATTACCTGATTACATCAAACTGTCTTATCCTATAATTAAGAAGAAACCATTAAAGGAAGATGAG GCATTGCTAAAGGGTGCAAAGCAGAAGTTGGTCAAAAAACATGTGAACATGACAGAGAAAGATGAGATGACAGTGCCTCAAGCATTGCCGCCAAAGATGAAGGATCCAGGAAAGTTCACCATTGCTTGTACCATTGGTGGAATACTGATCCCACACGCTTTATGTGATTTAGGGTCTAGTATCAATGTCATGCCACTCAATAAGTTTAAAGAATTGAAACTGGGAGAGATCATACCGAGTAACACGACTCTCACTTTAGCCGATTCACTTGTTACTCATCCGCTTGGTATCATACAATATGTGTTAGTGCCTGTCGATGGTTTAGTCTTTACTGCATATTTTTTGGTAATTGACATGAAAGGAGATTTAAGAGGGTTAATTATTCTAGTATTACCATTCTTGGTAACTGGGAAAGTTGTATTAGATGTGGAAACATGTGAACTTGTCTTGAAGTTCAACAAGGAGAAAATGGTATTTAATTTGTATGAATGGACACCGTATGTGGAGGACCTAGATACATGA
- the LOC127073805 gene encoding transcription factor bHLH47 isoform X1 translates to MMEANEHDHATRLRVTGKLLTVITGFVDMGSESIAPMVETSKNRSCKMNQGKVPKRIHKAEREKMKREHLNELFLDLANALDLNDPNSGKASILCEASKLLKDLLCQIHSLKKENVSLLSESQYVTVEKNELKEENSSLETQIEKLQGEIQARMVHSKPDLNAPPQLELELPEQTKFAGYGLQMPTIEPSLQQGPAVLVVPFRPDLQAAFPAPNITDPNPTSVISKPHARYPTPADSWPLQLLGEQPTSS, encoded by the exons ATGATGGAAGCGAATGAGCATGACCACGCCACGCGCCTTCGTGTGACAG GAAAATTGTTGACAGTGATAACTGGTTTTGTTGATATGGGATCAGAAAGTATTGCTCCCATGGTTGAGACTTCAAAAAACAG GTCTTGTAAAATGAACCAAGGGAAAGTCCCCAAGAGAATTCACAAGGCCGAAAGAGAGAAAATGAAACGTGAACACTTGAACGAACTCTTTCTTGATCTTGCCAACGCTCTTG ATCTCAATGATCCGAACAGTGGAAAGGCTTCTATATTGTGTGAAGCTTCTAAGCTGCTAAAGGATTTGCTCTGTCAGATTCATTCCCTCAAGAAGGAGAACGTCTCTTTGTTGTCTGAATCTCAATAT GTGACCGTGGAGAAAAATGAGCTTAAGGAAGAGAATAGTAGCCTAGAAACTCAAATTGAGAAGCTTCAAGGAGAGATACAGGCAAGGATGGTTCATTCTAAACCTGACCTGAATGCACCTCCTCAATTGGAACTTGAGCTGCCAGAGCAGACAAAATTTGCAGGATATGGTCTCCAAATGCCTACCATAGAACCTTCATTGCAGCAAGGACCTGCTGTTTTGGTTGTCCCTTTTCGTCCCGATCTTCAAGCTGCTTTTCCAGCTCCTAACATTACCGATCCAAACCCTACATCTGTTATCAGTAAACCACATGCCAGATATCCCACACCAGCAGATTCATGGCCATTGCAACTGCTTGGAGAGCAACCAACTTCTAGTTAA
- the LOC127073805 gene encoding transcription factor bHLH47 isoform X2 has translation MGSESIAPMVETSKNRSCKMNQGKVPKRIHKAEREKMKREHLNELFLDLANALDLNDPNSGKASILCEASKLLKDLLCQIHSLKKENVSLLSESQYVTVEKNELKEENSSLETQIEKLQGEIQARMVHSKPDLNAPPQLELELPEQTKFAGYGLQMPTIEPSLQQGPAVLVVPFRPDLQAAFPAPNITDPNPTSVISKPHARYPTPADSWPLQLLGEQPTSS, from the exons ATGGGATCAGAAAGTATTGCTCCCATGGTTGAGACTTCAAAAAACAG GTCTTGTAAAATGAACCAAGGGAAAGTCCCCAAGAGAATTCACAAGGCCGAAAGAGAGAAAATGAAACGTGAACACTTGAACGAACTCTTTCTTGATCTTGCCAACGCTCTTG ATCTCAATGATCCGAACAGTGGAAAGGCTTCTATATTGTGTGAAGCTTCTAAGCTGCTAAAGGATTTGCTCTGTCAGATTCATTCCCTCAAGAAGGAGAACGTCTCTTTGTTGTCTGAATCTCAATAT GTGACCGTGGAGAAAAATGAGCTTAAGGAAGAGAATAGTAGCCTAGAAACTCAAATTGAGAAGCTTCAAGGAGAGATACAGGCAAGGATGGTTCATTCTAAACCTGACCTGAATGCACCTCCTCAATTGGAACTTGAGCTGCCAGAGCAGACAAAATTTGCAGGATATGGTCTCCAAATGCCTACCATAGAACCTTCATTGCAGCAAGGACCTGCTGTTTTGGTTGTCCCTTTTCGTCCCGATCTTCAAGCTGCTTTTCCAGCTCCTAACATTACCGATCCAAACCCTACATCTGTTATCAGTAAACCACATGCCAGATATCCCACACCAGCAGATTCATGGCCATTGCAACTGCTTGGAGAGCAACCAACTTCTAGTTAA
- the LOC127073805 gene encoding transcription factor bHLH47 isoform X3, which produces MNQGKVPKRIHKAEREKMKREHLNELFLDLANALDLNDPNSGKASILCEASKLLKDLLCQIHSLKKENVSLLSESQYVTVEKNELKEENSSLETQIEKLQGEIQARMVHSKPDLNAPPQLELELPEQTKFAGYGLQMPTIEPSLQQGPAVLVVPFRPDLQAAFPAPNITDPNPTSVISKPHARYPTPADSWPLQLLGEQPTSS; this is translated from the exons ATGAACCAAGGGAAAGTCCCCAAGAGAATTCACAAGGCCGAAAGAGAGAAAATGAAACGTGAACACTTGAACGAACTCTTTCTTGATCTTGCCAACGCTCTTG ATCTCAATGATCCGAACAGTGGAAAGGCTTCTATATTGTGTGAAGCTTCTAAGCTGCTAAAGGATTTGCTCTGTCAGATTCATTCCCTCAAGAAGGAGAACGTCTCTTTGTTGTCTGAATCTCAATAT GTGACCGTGGAGAAAAATGAGCTTAAGGAAGAGAATAGTAGCCTAGAAACTCAAATTGAGAAGCTTCAAGGAGAGATACAGGCAAGGATGGTTCATTCTAAACCTGACCTGAATGCACCTCCTCAATTGGAACTTGAGCTGCCAGAGCAGACAAAATTTGCAGGATATGGTCTCCAAATGCCTACCATAGAACCTTCATTGCAGCAAGGACCTGCTGTTTTGGTTGTCCCTTTTCGTCCCGATCTTCAAGCTGCTTTTCCAGCTCCTAACATTACCGATCCAAACCCTACATCTGTTATCAGTAAACCACATGCCAGATATCCCACACCAGCAGATTCATGGCCATTGCAACTGCTTGGAGAGCAACCAACTTCTAGTTAA